DNA sequence from the Oceanibaculum indicum P24 genome:
GGCCTTCTTCGCGCGCTGGCTTCCGGAAGGGATGACGGAGACCCGCTGGTACCGCCTGTTTGCGGGCGGGGTCGTGCTCAGCACGGGGCTGGAGATGCTCTGGATTGGTGCTGCCGCGACACAGGGAATCCAGTCGCATTTCAATACGACGAGCCCGCTGATGGCGGCGCTCTATCCGATGATGGGGGCGCTGGCGACCTACCTGACCTCATCGAGCCTGATCTACGGGCTGGCGATCCGCCGTGCCGGCGGGCTGGCGCTGGAGCCGGCCTTCCGCTTCTCGCTGATCTGGGGGCTGATCCTGACCTTCGCGCTGACCGTGCCGGTGGCCGGCGGCATGGCGGTCGCCTTTCCCGGTCATGCTGTCGGGGCGGGCGACCTGCGGGTGCCGCACTTCCTGGCCACCCATGCGATGCATTTCCTGCCGGTGGCGGGCTATGCGGCGGGCCGGCTGCTGCCCGCGGGGATGGCATTGCCGGCGGTGCGGTTCTTCACCCTGGGCTTCGTGCTGTTCGTGGCCTACAGCTTCGCCGAGGCGGCGATGGGCTTCGGGTTCCTTGGCCTGATCTTCTGACGGGTGGCGGTTCAGTCGGCAGAATCGAGGATCTGGACCGCCATGCCGTTCTCCGCCCCCTTGGCCTGCTTCTTCAGCTTGCCGACGGTATCCATCATCGTATCCGGCGAGCAGCAACGCCGCCCGGCCGGAACATGCAGCAGCGCCGCGCTGCAGGTCATCAGCCGATAGCGGTGGGGTTGACCGTCCCGGTCCGTGGCGTCGATATAGCCCTTCGCCCGCGCCTCGGAATCGTAGAAGCTGGCGATATCCTCGGCGAAGGTGCGACACAGATCGCTCACCATTTCGGCCGCACTCTCCGGCGCCACGCCTTCCAGCGCCAGGAAGAAATCGTCGCCGCCAACATGGCCGATCAGCGCCGCGCGGTTCACGAAATGCTTCTGCAGCAGTTCGGCGAACAGCAGGATCGCCCGGTCGCCCTGCCGGAAGCCGTAGGTGTCGTTGAACGGTTTGAAATTATCGAAGTCGAAATAGACCAGCGTGACCGCCAGTTCGGGGTCCGTCGCCGCCGTGGCGACATAGGCGTGGATCGAATTGTTGCCGGGCAGCTTGGTCAGCGGGTTCTGGTCGCGCGCGGTGGCGATATTCTTCTCGTTGATCAGCCGCAGCAGCGAGGTGGTGGACAGGAAGCCGACATAGCGCTGGTCGGTGACGATCAGGATTCCCTCGGCATTTTCCGCCAGCGCGAAGATTTCCAGGATCTTGCCAGTATCGTCATGGATATCGGCCACCGGGCAGTGGGTGATGAAATCCTTCAGCGCCTTGCCATAGGCCTTGTTGTGGATCAGGTCGCGGCCATAGGGCGAGTAGATGTAATCCTTCAGCGCTTCCTCGCGCACGATGCCGATCGGCTCCCCCTGACGGTCGATCACCGGAAAGAAGGTGCGCTGCTTGTTGGTCCGGAAGGTCTCGAACACGTCCTTCATGTCGGTATCGACCGTCAGCGGCTGGATGAACTCCATGGCCAGCCGGTCGCCGGCATTGCCATCCCGGGAGGCACGGCGGTCGCGCAGCGTGATCTGCGCCACATGCTCGTAGTGATCCTGAATCTGCGCCAGTTCCGTGGTCGGACGGGCCACGAAATAGCCCTGCACCAGGTCGCAGCCGATATCCCGGCAGGTGATCAGTTCGGCCTCGGTCTCCACCCCTTCGGCGACCACGATGATGCCCAGCACATGCGCCAGATCGACGATGGTGGAAACGAACAGCTTCTTCTTCGGATCGCGTTCGATGCCGGTGATGAAGAACCGGTCGATCTTCACCTTGTCGGGCTGATAATCGTACAGCAGCTTCAGGCCCGAGAAACCGGTGCCGAAATCGTCAATCGCCAGCAGGTAGGATTGCGTGCGGTAGCTGCGCAGCACCCGCATGGAATCCGCAATATTGCTGGTGTC
Encoded proteins:
- a CDS encoding bifunctional diguanylate cyclase/phosphodiesterase, which translates into the protein MSFNRDDLSDGGGTILPAITIGRRSADANARFLASLREHIDYAFQPIVNIRSGTCYGYEALLRGAETIGFKSIQQLFDHAYSENLLHKADMLLREKAIAKFAQLPGSTERKLFFNLDPRLLESPDYQPNQTLPIIERHGIDPRSVCFELTERHDTSNIADSMRVLRSYRTQSYLLAIDDFGTGFSGLKLLYDYQPDKVKIDRFFITGIERDPKKKLFVSTIVDLAHVLGIIVVAEGVETEAELITCRDIGCDLVQGYFVARPTTELAQIQDHYEHVAQITLRDRRASRDGNAGDRLAMEFIQPLTVDTDMKDVFETFRTNKQRTFFPVIDRQGEPIGIVREEALKDYIYSPYGRDLIHNKAYGKALKDFITHCPVADIHDDTGKILEIFALAENAEGILIVTDQRYVGFLSTTSLLRLINEKNIATARDQNPLTKLPGNNSIHAYVATAATDPELAVTLVYFDFDNFKPFNDTYGFRQGDRAILLFAELLQKHFVNRAALIGHVGGDDFFLALEGVAPESAAEMVSDLCRTFAEDIASFYDSEARAKGYIDATDRDGQPHRYRLMTCSAALLHVPAGRRCCSPDTMMDTVGKLKKQAKGAENGMAVQILDSAD